A window from Salmo trutta chromosome 29, fSalTru1.1, whole genome shotgun sequence encodes these proteins:
- the LOC115166803 gene encoding acidic leucine-rich nuclear phosphoprotein 32 family member A isoform X2 — protein MDMKKRIHLELRNRTPSDVKELVLDNCRSNEGKIEGLTDEFKELEFLSTINVGLTSVSNLPKLNKLKKLELSDNRISGGLEVLAEKCPNLTHLNLSGNKIKDLSTIEPLKKLETLKSLDLFNCEVTNLNDYRDNVFKLLPQLTYLDGYDKDDKEAPDSDAEAYVEGLDDDDDSDEVDEEEDEDGEAPPRKAEDDDDEEGEEEEEEDLSGEEDEEDLDGKESDEDNEEERGLKRKRDLDEEAEEEEDD, from the exons ATGGATATGAAGAAAAGAATTCATCTAGAATTGCGGAATCGCACGCCATCTGAT GTGAAAGAGCTGGTGCTTGATAACTGTCGCTCAAACGAAGGCAAAATTGAGGGCCTCACAGATGAATTTAAAGAGTTGGAATTTCTAAGCACAATCAACGTTGGGCTGACATCGGTCTCCAACTTGCCGAAGCTGAACAAGCTGAAAAAA CTTGAACTCAGTGACAACAGGATCTCAGGTGGGCTGGAAGTACTGGCGGAGAAATGCCCAAACCTCACACACCTAAACCTCAGTGGCAACAAAATTAAAGACCTCAGCACGATAGAACCTCTG AAAAAATTAGAGACCCTGAAAAGCTTAGACTTGTTCAACTGCGAGGTGACCAACCTCAACGACTACAGAGACAACGTGTTCAAGCTCCTCCCCCAGTTGACGTACCTCGACGGCTATGACAAAGACGACAAGGAGGCGCCAGATTCGGACGCAGAGGCCTATGTGGAGGGACTGGACGATGACGATGACAGTGATG AGGTagacgaggaggaggatgaggatggaGAAGCCCCACCAAGAAAAGCGGAGGATGATGACGATGAGGAAggtgaagaagaggaagaggaggacctaAGTGGAGAG GAGGACGAGGAGGATTTGGACGGCAAGGAGAGTGATGAGGATAATGAAG AGGAGCGAGGTCTGAAGAGGAAAAGGGATTTAGAcgaggaagcagaggaggaggaagacgacTGA
- the LOC115166803 gene encoding acidic leucine-rich nuclear phosphoprotein 32 family member A isoform X1, translating to MDMKKRIHLELRNRTPSDVKELVLDNCRSNEGKIEGLTDEFKELEFLSTINVGLTSVSNLPKLNKLKKLELSDNRISGGLEVLAEKCPNLTHLNLSGNKIKDLSTIEPLKKLETLKSLDLFNCEVTNLNDYRDNVFKLLPQLTYLDGYDKDDKEAPDSDAEAYVEGLDDDDDSDEVDEEEDEDGEAPPRKAEDDDDEEGEEEEEEDLSGEEDEEDLDGKESDEDNEEEERGLKRKRDLDEEAEEEEDD from the exons ATGGATATGAAGAAAAGAATTCATCTAGAATTGCGGAATCGCACGCCATCTGAT GTGAAAGAGCTGGTGCTTGATAACTGTCGCTCAAACGAAGGCAAAATTGAGGGCCTCACAGATGAATTTAAAGAGTTGGAATTTCTAAGCACAATCAACGTTGGGCTGACATCGGTCTCCAACTTGCCGAAGCTGAACAAGCTGAAAAAA CTTGAACTCAGTGACAACAGGATCTCAGGTGGGCTGGAAGTACTGGCGGAGAAATGCCCAAACCTCACACACCTAAACCTCAGTGGCAACAAAATTAAAGACCTCAGCACGATAGAACCTCTG AAAAAATTAGAGACCCTGAAAAGCTTAGACTTGTTCAACTGCGAGGTGACCAACCTCAACGACTACAGAGACAACGTGTTCAAGCTCCTCCCCCAGTTGACGTACCTCGACGGCTATGACAAAGACGACAAGGAGGCGCCAGATTCGGACGCAGAGGCCTATGTGGAGGGACTGGACGATGACGATGACAGTGATG AGGTagacgaggaggaggatgaggatggaGAAGCCCCACCAAGAAAAGCGGAGGATGATGACGATGAGGAAggtgaagaagaggaagaggaggacctaAGTGGAGAG GAGGACGAGGAGGATTTGGACGGCAAGGAGAGTGATGAGGATAATGAAG AAGAGGAGCGAGGTCTGAAGAGGAAAAGGGATTTAGAcgaggaagcagaggaggaggaagacgacTGA